In a single window of the Candidatus Liberimonas magnetica genome:
- a CDS encoding GTP-binding protein: MNPLKIVFIGDHDHGKSTLIGRLLYDTGSLNREKLSELLASSNKYKTYLNYSIVTDQLLEERRTGNTIDSAHIPFKTRKKEYIIIDTPGHLEFINSMISGMGYADIAVLVIDVTKGVTIKTRLELLLLSLMGIDKIILAVNKMDKVDFLSKIYEQAKKQILGQLSPIPFKYTAAFPISAAYGDNISKLSPRTKWYAGCSLVKALDDLKPSRQYNPRALRFPVQDVYTLGKIKVLAGIIISGSIGKGREVIVFPYFKRSKVELLKPGASAKTHENVGLVLATNIPAKRGDLVLDINKQPVFSRSVSAKIFWLSNKPLRIDKNYTIKTVFQKINCAACSITNKIQPNSFNLIEKPDSVLRNEYATINLKSDNLFVYETFNSLKHLNRLLLINNNEITGIGFIISHP; the protein is encoded by the coding sequence ATGAACCCATTAAAAATAGTATTTATCGGCGACCACGACCACGGAAAATCAACCCTCATCGGCAGGCTCTTGTACGACACGGGCTCGCTAAACAGGGAAAAACTTTCCGAACTCCTTGCTTCCTCAAATAAATATAAAACATACCTCAATTATTCTATAGTCACAGACCAGCTGCTCGAAGAAAGAAGGACAGGAAACACTATAGACTCTGCCCATATACCGTTTAAAACACGCAAAAAAGAGTACATAATCATAGACACCCCGGGACATCTCGAATTCATAAACAGCATGATCTCCGGGATGGGCTATGCAGATATAGCGGTGCTGGTGATTGACGTCACAAAAGGCGTAACAATAAAAACAAGGCTTGAACTATTATTGTTAAGCCTTATGGGAATAGATAAGATTATCCTAGCTGTCAATAAGATGGATAAAGTTGATTTTTTATCTAAGATTTATGAGCAGGCTAAAAAACAGATCCTCGGCCAGTTGTCCCCTATTCCGTTCAAATATACTGCCGCTTTCCCCATATCAGCTGCCTACGGCGACAATATATCAAAACTATCGCCAAGAACGAAGTGGTATGCTGGTTGTTCTCTGGTCAAGGCACTGGATGATTTAAAACCGTCCAGACAGTATAATCCCCGGGCTTTAAGGTTCCCTGTGCAGGATGTTTATACCCTAGGCAAAATAAAAGTACTGGCAGGGATTATAATATCAGGATCAATAGGAAAAGGGCGGGAAGTTATTGTATTCCCGTATTTTAAAAGATCCAAGGTGGAGCTTTTAAAACCCGGAGCATCAGCTAAAACCCATGAAAATGTAGGCCTGGTCTTAGCCACAAATATTCCTGCTAAAAGAGGTGATTTAGTCCTCGATATTAATAAACAGCCTGTTTTTTCAAGGTCGGTATCTGCTAAAATATTTTGGCTCTCAAATAAACCTCTCAGGATAGACAAAAATTATACAATCAAGACTGTTTTTCAGAAAATAAATTGTGCCGCCTGCTCAATTACAAATAAAATTCAGCCAAATTCTTTTAACCTTATTGAAAAACCGGATTCTGTCTTAAGAAATGAGTATGCGACAATTAACCTAAAAAGTGATAATCTATTTGTCTATGAAACATTTAATTCTCTTAAACACCTGAACAGGTTGCTTCTCATAAACAATAACGAAATTACCGGCATAGGGTTTATTATATCTCATCCATAA
- the cysD gene encoding sulfate adenylyltransferase subunit CysD: MDYLDSLESKTIYIIREAYAQFRKLGLLWSIGKDSTTLLWMARKAFFGKIPFPIIHIDTGYKFTEIYKFRQMYAKEWMLDVIISKNFRQLEKGLCPKNNKFRCCNALKTEALKQTLLKHGLKALLLGIRRDEHGVRAKERYFSPRNQNFKWDYLHQPIELWDLFSSSIKEKEHFRIHPLLHWREIDIWRYIKREKIPVVGLYFSRFGKRYRSIGCEPCCKAVRSKADTINKIIKELSTTKISERYGRAQDKEDPNTMQKLRSLGYM; this comes from the coding sequence TTGGACTATCTTGATTCGCTGGAAAGTAAAACTATTTATATAATCAGAGAGGCGTATGCGCAATTTAGAAAACTTGGGCTTCTGTGGTCTATCGGCAAGGATTCAACCACGTTGTTATGGATGGCCCGCAAAGCTTTTTTTGGAAAAATCCCATTTCCCATTATACATATAGATACAGGCTACAAATTCACAGAAATATATAAATTCAGACAGATGTATGCAAAAGAATGGATGTTGGATGTAATCATAAGCAAGAATTTCCGGCAATTAGAAAAAGGCCTGTGCCCGAAAAACAATAAATTCAGGTGCTGTAATGCTTTAAAAACCGAGGCTTTGAAACAAACACTGTTAAAACATGGTTTAAAGGCCCTGCTTTTAGGTATTAGAAGGGACGAACACGGTGTAAGGGCAAAAGAAAGGTATTTTTCACCAAGGAACCAGAACTTTAAATGGGATTATTTGCACCAGCCCATAGAATTATGGGACTTATTTTCTTCTTCAATAAAGGAGAAAGAGCATTTTAGGATACACCCCCTCCTGCACTGGAGGGAAATAGATATCTGGAGATATATTAAAAGAGAAAAGATTCCCGTAGTAGGCCTTTATTTTTCAAGATTTGGAAAAAGATACCGCAGTATAGGCTGTGAACCTTGTTGCAAAGCTGTGCGTTCAAAGGCAGATACCATAAATAAGATCATAAAAGAACTGAGCACGACAAAAATAAGCGAAAGGTACGGCAGGGCCCAAGACAAAGAAGATCCAAATACGATGCAAAAATTAAGAAGTTTAGGCTATATGTGA